Within the Streptomyces sp. R41 genome, the region GGCGGTAGACGATGTTGTGGCGCAGTTCCGGCTCGGCGATGGGCTCTTCGAGGGCGGCGCGCAGATGGTTGACCGTGGTCGCCGGTTCGGTGAGCAGGGAGGCGCAGCCCAGTTCGTACAGGACGGCCGCCCGGTCCTCGAAGGGCGGCGGTTCGCGCAGGGCGCGGGCGAGATAGCGGCGGGCGGCGTCGGGGGCTCCGGCGCGGAGCGTCTCGCGGGCGGCGGCGCGCAGCTGCTGGACGATCCAGGCGTCGCCGTCGGGGTGCGTCTCCAGGAGGTGGCGTGCGGCGGCGGACGGGCCGAGGCCTTCGTCGATGACACACCAGGCGGCCTGACCGTGCAGCGCGACGCGGACGCCGCCGGGTATGGCGCGGTAGACCGCGGTGGCGATGAGGGGGTGGACGAACTCGAGGATGTCGGCGCCGGTGAGGATACGGGCGCCGCGCAGGGCGTCCGCCGCGTCGGCGGCCTCCTCGGAGCCGAGGCCCGCGACGGCGGCGGCGAGCGTCGGATGGATCTCGGTGCCGAGCACCGCGCAGGCCCAGGCGAAGCGGACCGTCGACGGGCCGAGGCGTTCGAGACGGGCGATCAGGCCACTGCCCTTGACGGCGGCCGCCAGGTCGCGCAGCAGGTGCGCTCCGGCCTCCGTCGGGGTCAGTCCGCGGTCGCGTACCTTCGCGGTCAGTTCGACGGCCTCGAAGGGGTTGCCCGCGGTGACCGCCCAGCACTCACGGCAGAACGCGTCGTCGGCCTGGGTGCCGAGGTCCTCCCGTACCAGCCGGGCGACTGCCGCCGCGCTGAGCGGTTCGAGGTCGATGGGGCGCTGGCCCGCGCGCCCCGGCAGACCCCTGAACGCCTCGGCGTGGTCGGGGAGTTCGTCGGGCCGGTAGGCGACGACGAGCAGCAGCGGAAGGTCCTCGGCGCGCGGCGCGAACGCGGCGAGCCAGCTCAGCGACTCCGGGTCGGCCCAGTGCGCGTCGTCGAGGACGAGCACCATCGGGGCGCGCTGTACCGCGAGATGTGTGAGCACCCAGTCGAGGCCGTCGCGCAGTCCCTGCTGGTCGGGCGGGGCGCCCTCGGCCGGCGCGCACAGGCCGAGCGCGGGGCCGACGATCGCGTACCAACTCCCGAGCCGGTCACGGAGTTCGGGCTCCGGTGCCCCGGCGAGCTGTGGCTGCAGGAGCTGGCGGGCGACGTGGAAGGCGACGCGCTGCTCCTGGTCGCCGCCGCGCGCGGACAGCACGGTGCAGCCTTTGGCGGCGGCGCGGCGGCGCACTTCGGCGAGGAGGGTGGTCTTGCCGATTCCGGCACGGCCGGCGAAGGCGAGGAGTGCGCCGCGGGGGCGGTCCGGTGGCTCGCCACCGTCCCTGTGCACGCCGGTGAGCTCGCTCAACGCCTCTTCGGCAGCGGTGAGTTCACTCTCGCGCTCGAAGAGCGTCCGTCGACTCCGTAGGCTGCGCTGTCCCATGATGCACCCCCTGCCACGGTGGTGCAGCCGACGCGGGGAGCAGGTGCGCACCGTGACCTACAGGCACCTCAGCGTACGCCCGGAGCGAGCCCACGGTGCCCGCTCGACCACTTCTGACCGGAACAGTCGGACAACGATCCGCGGTCTACGCGGACTTCTTGTGCCGCTCGTGGTGCCGGGCGACCCTGGCACGGTTTCCGCACGACGGTTTGCACCATTCCTGGCGCGGGTGTTCCTTGATGAAGTACCGCACGCAGCGCGGCGCGTGGCAGGCACGCAGACGTTGCCGGTCGGGGCTCGCGAGGAAGGTCGTCGCGGCGCGGGCGAGGACTGCCGCGAGCGGGATGTCCCGGCTCGGGGCCTCCTCGTGTACGACGGGGTCGGCGTCCTCGGCCCAGACGAGGACGGGAACGGTCGCGGCGAGCGCCGCCGCCGCGTTGAGGCGCTCCACGGCCTGCGGTACGGGCAGCAGCCGGGCGGCGTCGGCCGGGCTCGGCTCGCCCGGCCGTACGGCGCGGGCGAAGAGGGCACGGACGGCGGCGCGGAGCTCGCGGACGGCGGTGAGCGTCGTCGGATCGGCGACGAAACGGTCGGCTCCCGGCAGTGCGTCGCGGTGCGCGTGGACCCAGGCGGTCAGCCCCGCGGGGTCGGCGAGATCGTCGGCGACACCGCCGTGTC harbors:
- a CDS encoding AAA family ATPase, which encodes MGQRSLRSRRTLFERESELTAAEEALSELTGVHRDGGEPPDRPRGALLAFAGRAGIGKTTLLAEVRRRAAAKGCTVLSARGGDQEQRVAFHVARQLLQPQLAGAPEPELRDRLGSWYAIVGPALGLCAPAEGAPPDQQGLRDGLDWVLTHLAVQRAPMVLVLDDAHWADPESLSWLAAFAPRAEDLPLLLVVAYRPDELPDHAEAFRGLPGRAGQRPIDLEPLSAAAVARLVREDLGTQADDAFCRECWAVTAGNPFEAVELTAKVRDRGLTPTEAGAHLLRDLAAAVKGSGLIARLERLGPSTVRFAWACAVLGTEIHPTLAAAVAGLGSEEAADAADALRGARILTGADILEFVHPLIATAVYRAIPGGVRVALHGQAAWCVIDEGLGPSAAARHLLETHPDGDAWIVQQLRAAARETLRAGAPDAARRYLARALREPPPFEDRAAVLYELGCASLLTEPATTVNHLRAALEEPIAEPELRHNIVYRLSQVLAHSDRLAEASETLAREIRVTGDARVRLRMQSEQFMWDAFRADEPDSPARSRRLARLADRLTGRDLTERYVIGLRAWDATLRGEPAHIALHHAERALAGGFGWAEADRGFEVPVLVALTFMYADRPGRTEELFATGIADFEAQGWHGAHLSFGYTILGYVRYRRGRLAEAEDFVRAGLRLAERVGPGTPVHWYAVATLIQILLARGRVAEAARTGEDYAFCAPFPAAVTFPDAQTVHGELLLARGLTKDAAAELAAAGRRLDPRGMRNPAWCPWQLHLARAESHDAPERAVATALEAVNRARQYGTPSAIGQALRAAADVSSGSARVKFLEESVGHLERSPAAYELACALVALGTELRRAGRPKEAAEHLYRGLDAAVQCGADGLVEEARDELAAAGLRPRRLHSTETDTLTARERAAAALTVRGRGTAEIADELHTDEPTVVRLLSAVYRKVGTDRTGLGSALGERAAP
- a CDS encoding ABATE domain-containing protein encodes the protein MEDSISEDARLALDLALTIRHDGHGGVADDLADPAGLTAWVHAHRDALPGADRFVADPTTLTAVRELRAAVRALFARAVRPGEPSPADAARLLPVPQAVERLNAAAALAATVPVLVWAEDADPVVHEEAPSRDIPLAAVLARAATTFLASPDRQRLRACHAPRCVRYFIKEHPRQEWCKPSCGNRARVARHHERHKKSA